A window of Castanea sativa cultivar Marrone di Chiusa Pesio chromosome 1, ASM4071231v1 contains these coding sequences:
- the LOC142622022 gene encoding 1-acylglycerol-3-phosphate O-acyltransferase produces the protein MNPARIRCSKMAEEIRNSEMGSAAAATATAKSSSLWPSVLRWIPTSTDHIIAAEKRLLSLVKTPYVQEKVDIGSGPPGSKIRWFRSKSNESRFINTVTFDAKEGSPTLVMVHGYGASQGFFFRNFDALAQRFRVIAIDQLGWGGSSRPDFTCKSTEETETWFIDSFEEWRKAKNLSNFILLGHSFGGYVAAKYALKHPEHVQHLILVGPAGFSSDSDPKYETLTQFRATWKGAILNHLWESNFTPMKIVRGLGPWGPNIVRRYTSARFGTYATGDTLTEDQSRLLTDYVYHTLAAKGSGELCLKYIFSFGAFARTPLLNSASEWKVPTTFIYGFQDWMSYEGAMEARKQMKVPCEIIRVPQAGHFVFIDNSNGFHSAVLHACRKFLSPDPDSDFDSLPDGLSSV, from the exons ATGAACCCAGCACGAATTCGTTGCTCAAAAATGGCGGAGGAAATCAGAAACTCCGAGATGGGATCCGCGGCGgccgccaccgccaccgcaaAATCAAGCTCTCTGTGGCCCTCTGTCCTCCGTTGGATCCCCACCTCCACCGATCACATCATCGCCGCCGAGAAGCGTCTTCTCTCTCTCGTCAA GACTCCGTATGTTCAGGAAAAGGTTGATATAGGTTCTGGCCCGCCCGGCTCGAAAATCAGGTGGTTTCGTTCTAAAAGCAATGAATCGAGGTTTATCAACACGGTTACATTTGATGCCAAGGAGGGTTCACCCACTCTTGTAATGGTTCATGGTTATGGTGCTTCTCAAGGTTTCTTCTTCAGGAATTTCGATGCTCTTGCCCAACGTTTTCGGGTCATTGCTATTGATCAGCTTGG atGGGGTGGATCAAGCAGGCCCGACTTTACATGTAAAAGCACTGAAG AAACTGAGACATGGTTCATTGACTCCTTTGAGGAATGGCGGAAAGCCAAAAACCTCAGCAACTTTATACTACTCGGGCATTCATTTGGAGGCTATGTTGCAGCTAAATATGCTCTTAAG CATCCAGAGCATGTTCAACACCTGATTCTAGTTGGACCTGCCGGTTTTTCATCAGATTCTGATCCTAAGTATGAGACACTCACCCAGTTCAGAGCAACATGGAAAGGAGCAATTCTGAACCATTTGTGGGAGTCTAATTTTACTCCTATGAAAATTGTTAG agGTTTAGGCCCTTGGGGTCCAAATATTGTTCGCAGGTACACAAGTGCTAGATTTGGTACATATGCAACTGGCGACACACTAACTGAAGATCAGTCCAGATTGCTGACAG ATTATGTGTACCACACTTTAGCGGCCAAAGGTAGTGGAGAACTGTGcttaaaatacatattttcctTCGGCGCATTTGCTCGGACACCCCTCCTAAACAG TGCCTCGGAGTGGAAAGTGCCAACTACTTTCATTTATGGCTTCCAAGATTGGATGAGTTATGAAGGGGCAATGGAAGCTCGCAAGCAGATGAAGGTCCCTTGTGAAATCATTAGGGTTCCTcag GCTGGACACTTTGTGTTCATAGACAACTCAAATGGTTTCCATTCAGCTGTTTTGCATGCTTGCCGCAAATTTCTCTCACCTGATCCTGATTCTGATTTTGATTCATTGCCTGATGGTTTGTCATCAGTCTAG